In Camelus ferus isolate YT-003-E chromosome 10, BCGSAC_Cfer_1.0, whole genome shotgun sequence, the following proteins share a genomic window:
- the MYRF gene encoding myelin regulatory factor isoform X7: MEVVDETEALQRFFEGHDINGALEPSNIDTSILEEYISKEDASDLCFPDISAPASAASYPHGQPAIPGSSGVHHLSPPGGGPSPGRHGPLPPPSYSAPLNCNNNNGMGAATKPFLGGSGPPIKAEPKAPYAPGTLPDSPPDSGSEAYSPQQVNDPHLLRTITPETLCHVGVTSRLEHPPPPPAHLPGPPPPPPPPPPHYPVLQRDLYMKAEPPMPPYAAMGQGLVPSDLHHTQQSQMLHQLLQQHGAELPTHPSKKRKHSESPPNTLNAQMLNGMIKQEPGTTTALPAHPARAPSPPWPPQGPLSPGPGSLPLSIARVQTPPWHPPGAPSPGLLQDNDSLSGSYLDPNYQSIKWQPHQQNKWATLYDANYKELPMLTYRVDADKGFNFSVGDDAFVCQKKNHFQVTVYIGMLGEPKYVKTPEGLKPLDCFYLKLHGVKLEALNQSINIEQSQSDRSKRPFNPVTVNLPPEQVTKVTVGRLHFSETTANNMRKKGKPNPDQRYFMLVVALQAHAQNQNYTLAAQISERIIVRASNPGQFESDSDVLWQRAQVPDTVFHHGRVGINTDRPDEALVVHGNVKVMGSLMHPSDLRAKEHVQEVDTTEQLKRISRMRLVHYRYKPEFAATAGIEAATPETGVIAQEVKEILPEAVKDTGDVVFANGKTIENFLVVNKERIFMENVGAVKELCKLTDNLETRIDELERWSHKLAKLRRLDSLKSTGSSGAFSHAGSQFSRAGSVPHKKRPPKMASKSSSVVPDQTCISQRFLQGTIIALVVVMAFSVVSMSTLYVLSLRTEEDLVETDGRSSQSFGTTQLRQSPVTTGLPGTQPSLLLVTTGLTNLAPAPALRTLDLCSSHPCPAVCCSSPSPSPTTGASLGPSFNPGHGLSPSTSPSANRSGPSQMALLPVTNIRAKSWGLSANGIGYFKHLKNSDPVASPAVPFPGGHSKAKNSPSLGLHGRGRRGAPQPGLSPAQPTQARGQPDPVPSLTSIQVLENSMPITSQYCTSEDACRPGNFTYHIPVSSSTPLHLRLTLQMNSSSPVSVVLCSLMSKEEPCEEGGFPETLHTHQDTQGISHQWSVTILSFREFTYHFRVALLGQANCSTEALAQPATDYYFHFYRLCD; encoded by the exons GCCACGACATCAATGGCGCCCTGGAGCCCTCCAACATAGACACCAGCATCCTGGAGGAGTACATCAGCAAGGAGGATGCCTCCGACCT CTGCTTCCCTGACATCTCTGCTCCAGCCAGCGCGGCCTCCTACCCCCACGGGCAGCCAGCGATTCCCGGCTCCAGCGGGGTCCACCACCTGAGCCCCCCTGGGGGGGGACCCTCCCCAGGGCGCCAtggccccctcccacccccaagctACAGTGCCCCGCTCAACTGCAACAACAACAACGGCATGGGTGCCGCTACCAAGCCCTTCCTAGGGGGCTCTGGGCCCCCCATCAAGGCAGAGCCCAAGGCTCCCTATGCCCCAGG CACGCTGCCAGACTCTCCCCCAGACTCGGGCTCCGAGGCCTACTCCCCCCAGCAGGTGAATG ACCCCCATCTCCTGCGCACCATAACCCCTGAGACCCTCTGCCACGTGGGGGTGACCTCCCGCCTGGAGCacccgcccccacctccagcccacctgccaggccccccgccgccgccaccaccaccgccacctcATTACCCTGTCCTGCAGCGGGACCTGTACATGAAGGCCGAACCCCCAATGCCCCCCTACGCTGCcatggggcaggggctggtgcCCAGCGATCTCCACCACACCCAGCAGTCCCAGATGCTGCACCAGCTGCTGCAGCAACACGGAGCCGA GCTCCCCACACACCCCTCCAAGAAGAGGAAGCACTCTGAATCACCCCCCAACACCCTCAACGCCCAGATGCTGAATGGAATGATCAAACAGGAGCCCGGAACCACGACGGCCCTGCCCGCGCACCCAGCTCgagccccatccccaccctggcctccccagGGTCCACTCTCACCAGGCCCTGGCTCCTTGCCCCTCAGCATTGCCCGGGTCCAGACGCCACCTTGGCACCCACCAGGTGCACCCTCCCCAG GTCTCCTGCAGGACAATGACAGCCTCAGTGGCTCCTACCTGGACCCCAACTATCAGTCCATCAAGTGGCAACCACATCAGCAGAACAAGTGGGCGACACTGTACGATGCCAACTACAAGGAGCT GCCCATGCTTACCTATCGCGTGGACGCCGACAAGGGCTTCAACTTTTCGGTGGGTGACGACGCCTTCGTGTGCCAGAAGAAGAACCACTTCCAGGTGACGGTGTACATCGGCATGCTGGGTGAGCCCAAGTACGTCAAGACGCCCGAAGGCCTCAAGCCCCTGGACTGCTTCTACCTGAAGCTGCATGGAGTGAAG CTGGAGGCCCTGAACCAGTCCATCAACATCGAGCAGTCGCAGTCAGACCGAAGCAAGCGGCCCTTCAACCCCGTCAC ggTCAATTTGCCCCCTGAGCAGGTCACGAAGGTGACTGTGGGGAGGCTGCACTTCAGCGAGACCACCGCCAACAACATGCGCAAAAAGGGCAAGCCCAATCCTGACCAGAG gtACTTCATGCTGGTGGTGGCCCTCCAGGCCCACGCACAGAACCAGAACTACACGCTGGCCGCCCAGATCTCAGAACGCATCATCGTTAGG GCCTCCAATCCAGGCCAGTTTGAGAGTGACAGCGACGTCCTGTGGCAGCGCGCGCAGGTGCCCGACACCGTCTTCCACCATGGCCGTGTGGGCATCAACACCGACCGGCCCGACGAGGCGCTGGTGGTGCACGGCAATGTCAAGGTCATGGGCTCGCTGATGCACCCCTCAGACCTGCGGGCCAAGGAGCACGtgcaggag GTGGACACCACGGAGCAGCTGAAGAGGATTTCGCGCATGCGGCTGGTGCACTACAGATACAAACCAGAGTTTGCTGCCACTGCCGGCATTGAGGCTGCGACACCAGAAACGG GTGTAATCGCCCAGGAGGTGAAGGAGATCCTGCCTGAGGCTGTGAAGGACACTGGAGACGTGGTCTTTGCCAATGGGAAAACCATAGAGAACTTCCTGGTGGTGAACAAG GAGCGCATCTTCATGGAGAACGTGGGCGCCGTGAAGGAGCTGTGCAAGCTGACAGACAACCTGGAGACACGCATTGACGAGCTGGAGCGCTGGAGCCACAAGCTGGCCAAGCTGCGGCGCCTCGACAGCCTCAAGTCCACCGGCAGCTCGGGCGCCTTCAG CCACGCAGGGAGCCAGTTCAGCCGGGCAGGCAGCGTCCCCCACAAGAAGAGGCCCCCCAAGATGGCCAGCAag TCATCATCTGTGGTCCCAGACCAGACCTGCATCAGCCAGCGCTTCCTGCAGGGAACCATCATTGCCCTGGTGGTGGTCATGGCCTTCAG CGTGGTGTCCATGTCCACACTGTATGTCCTGAGCCTGCGCACTGAGGAGGACCTGGTAGAAACTGATGG CAGGTCCAGCCAGAGCTTTGGGACCACTCAGCTCCGACAGTCCCCTGTGACCACTGGGCTGCCAGGCACACAGCCCTCTTTGCTGCTGG TTACTACCGGCCTGACCAACTtggccccagctccagccctccgCACCCTGgacctctgctccagccaccccTGCCCAGCTGTCTGCTGCTcctcacccagccccagccccaccactggcGCTAGTCTTGGCCCCAGCTTTAATCCTGGCCACGGTCTTAGCCCCAGTACCAGCCCCTCCGCCAACCGCTCAG GCCCCAGCCAGATGGCCCTGCTGCCAGTCACCAACATCAGAGCCAAGTCCTGGGGCCTGTCAGCCAATGGCATTGGCTACTTCAAGCATCTAAAGAACTCGGACCCTGTGGCTAGTCCTGCAGTCCCCTTTCCTGGGGGCCACAGCAAAGCCAAGAACAGCCCCAGCCTCGGTCTCCATGGCCGGGGCCGCCGAGGggccccccagcctggcctgagCCCTGCTCAGCCCACTCAGGCTCGGGGCCAGCCAG ACCCAGTGCCATCCCTGACCTCCATCCAGGTGCTGGAGAATTCAATGCCCATCACCTCCCAGTACTGCACTTCAGAGGATGCCTGCAG GCCTGGAAACTTCACCTACCACATCCCTGTCAGCAGCAGCACCCCACTGCACCTCAGACTGACCTTGCAAATGAA CTCCTCGTCCCCCGTGTCCGTGGTGCTGTGCAGCCTGATGTCAAAGGAGGAGCCATGTGAGGAGGGGGGCTTCCCAGAGACACTCCACACCCATCAGGACACCCAG ggcATCTCCCACCAGTGGTCAGTAACCATCCTGTCCTTCCGCGAATTCACCTACCACTTCCGGGTGGCATTGCTG GGTCAGGCCAACTGCAGCACGGAGGCCCTGGCCCAGCCGGCCACAGACTACTACTTCCACTTCTACCGCCTGTGTGACTGA
- the MYRF gene encoding myelin regulatory factor isoform X5: MEVVDETEALQRFFEGHDINGALEPSNIDTSILEEYISKEDASDLCFPDISAPASAASYPHGQPAIPGSSGVHHLSPPGGGPSPGRHGPLPPPSYSAPLNCNNNNGMGAATKPFLGGSGPPIKAEPKAPYAPGTLPDSPPDSGSEAYSPQQVNDPHLLRTITPETLCHVGVTSRLEHPPPPPAHLPGPPPPPPPPPPHYPVLQRDLYMKAEPPMPPYAAMGQGLVPSDLHHTQQSQMLHQLLQQHGAELPTHPSKKRKHSESPPNTLNAQMLNGMIKQEPGTTTALPAHPARAPSPPWPPQGPLSPGPGSLPLSIARVQTPPWHPPGAPSPGLLQDNDSLSGSYLDPNYQSIKWQPHQQNKWATLYDANYKELPMLTYRVDADKGFNFSVGDDAFVCQKKNHFQVTVYIGMLGEPKYVKTPEGLKPLDCFYLKLHGVKLEALNQSINIEQSQSDRSKRPFNPVTVNLPPEQVTKVTVGRLHFSETTANNMRKKGKPNPDQRYFMLVVALQAHAQNQNYTLAAQISERIIVRASNPGQFESDSDVLWQRAQVPDTVFHHGRVGINTDRPDEALVVHGNVKVMGSLMHPSDLRAKEHVQEVDTTEQLKRISRMRLVHYRYKPEFAATAGIEAATPETGVIAQEVKEILPEAVKDTGDVVFANGKTIENFLVVNKERIFMENVGAVKELCKLTDNLETRIDELERWSHKLAKLRRLDSLKSTGSSGAFSHAGSQFSRAGSVPHKKRPPKMASKSSSVVPDQTCISQRFLQGTIIALVVVMAFSVVSMSTLYVLSLRTEEDLVETDGSFAVSTSCLLALLRPQHPGGSEAMCPCRSSQSFGTTQLRQSPVTTGLPGTQPSLLLVTTGLTNLAPAPALRTLDLCSSHPCPAVCCSSPSPSPTTGASLGPSFNPGHGLSPSTSPSANRSGPSQMALLPVTNIRAKSWGLSANGIGYFKHLKNSDPVASPAVPFPGGHSKAKNSPSLGLHGRGRRGAPQPGLSPAQPTQARGQPDPVPSLTSIQVLENSMPITSQYCTSEDACRPGNFTYHIPVSSSTPLHLRLTLQMNSSSPVSVVLCSLMSKEEPCEEGGFPETLHTHQDTQGISHQWSVTILSFREFTYHFRVALLGQANCSTEALAQPATDYYFHFYRLCD, translated from the exons GCCACGACATCAATGGCGCCCTGGAGCCCTCCAACATAGACACCAGCATCCTGGAGGAGTACATCAGCAAGGAGGATGCCTCCGACCT CTGCTTCCCTGACATCTCTGCTCCAGCCAGCGCGGCCTCCTACCCCCACGGGCAGCCAGCGATTCCCGGCTCCAGCGGGGTCCACCACCTGAGCCCCCCTGGGGGGGGACCCTCCCCAGGGCGCCAtggccccctcccacccccaagctACAGTGCCCCGCTCAACTGCAACAACAACAACGGCATGGGTGCCGCTACCAAGCCCTTCCTAGGGGGCTCTGGGCCCCCCATCAAGGCAGAGCCCAAGGCTCCCTATGCCCCAGG CACGCTGCCAGACTCTCCCCCAGACTCGGGCTCCGAGGCCTACTCCCCCCAGCAGGTGAATG ACCCCCATCTCCTGCGCACCATAACCCCTGAGACCCTCTGCCACGTGGGGGTGACCTCCCGCCTGGAGCacccgcccccacctccagcccacctgccaggccccccgccgccgccaccaccaccgccacctcATTACCCTGTCCTGCAGCGGGACCTGTACATGAAGGCCGAACCCCCAATGCCCCCCTACGCTGCcatggggcaggggctggtgcCCAGCGATCTCCACCACACCCAGCAGTCCCAGATGCTGCACCAGCTGCTGCAGCAACACGGAGCCGA GCTCCCCACACACCCCTCCAAGAAGAGGAAGCACTCTGAATCACCCCCCAACACCCTCAACGCCCAGATGCTGAATGGAATGATCAAACAGGAGCCCGGAACCACGACGGCCCTGCCCGCGCACCCAGCTCgagccccatccccaccctggcctccccagGGTCCACTCTCACCAGGCCCTGGCTCCTTGCCCCTCAGCATTGCCCGGGTCCAGACGCCACCTTGGCACCCACCAGGTGCACCCTCCCCAG GTCTCCTGCAGGACAATGACAGCCTCAGTGGCTCCTACCTGGACCCCAACTATCAGTCCATCAAGTGGCAACCACATCAGCAGAACAAGTGGGCGACACTGTACGATGCCAACTACAAGGAGCT GCCCATGCTTACCTATCGCGTGGACGCCGACAAGGGCTTCAACTTTTCGGTGGGTGACGACGCCTTCGTGTGCCAGAAGAAGAACCACTTCCAGGTGACGGTGTACATCGGCATGCTGGGTGAGCCCAAGTACGTCAAGACGCCCGAAGGCCTCAAGCCCCTGGACTGCTTCTACCTGAAGCTGCATGGAGTGAAG CTGGAGGCCCTGAACCAGTCCATCAACATCGAGCAGTCGCAGTCAGACCGAAGCAAGCGGCCCTTCAACCCCGTCAC ggTCAATTTGCCCCCTGAGCAGGTCACGAAGGTGACTGTGGGGAGGCTGCACTTCAGCGAGACCACCGCCAACAACATGCGCAAAAAGGGCAAGCCCAATCCTGACCAGAG gtACTTCATGCTGGTGGTGGCCCTCCAGGCCCACGCACAGAACCAGAACTACACGCTGGCCGCCCAGATCTCAGAACGCATCATCGTTAGG GCCTCCAATCCAGGCCAGTTTGAGAGTGACAGCGACGTCCTGTGGCAGCGCGCGCAGGTGCCCGACACCGTCTTCCACCATGGCCGTGTGGGCATCAACACCGACCGGCCCGACGAGGCGCTGGTGGTGCACGGCAATGTCAAGGTCATGGGCTCGCTGATGCACCCCTCAGACCTGCGGGCCAAGGAGCACGtgcaggag GTGGACACCACGGAGCAGCTGAAGAGGATTTCGCGCATGCGGCTGGTGCACTACAGATACAAACCAGAGTTTGCTGCCACTGCCGGCATTGAGGCTGCGACACCAGAAACGG GTGTAATCGCCCAGGAGGTGAAGGAGATCCTGCCTGAGGCTGTGAAGGACACTGGAGACGTGGTCTTTGCCAATGGGAAAACCATAGAGAACTTCCTGGTGGTGAACAAG GAGCGCATCTTCATGGAGAACGTGGGCGCCGTGAAGGAGCTGTGCAAGCTGACAGACAACCTGGAGACACGCATTGACGAGCTGGAGCGCTGGAGCCACAAGCTGGCCAAGCTGCGGCGCCTCGACAGCCTCAAGTCCACCGGCAGCTCGGGCGCCTTCAG CCACGCAGGGAGCCAGTTCAGCCGGGCAGGCAGCGTCCCCCACAAGAAGAGGCCCCCCAAGATGGCCAGCAag TCATCATCTGTGGTCCCAGACCAGACCTGCATCAGCCAGCGCTTCCTGCAGGGAACCATCATTGCCCTGGTGGTGGTCATGGCCTTCAG CGTGGTGTCCATGTCCACACTGTATGTCCTGAGCCTGCGCACTGAGGAGGACCTGGTAGAAACTGATGG CTCTTTTGCCGTGTCCACTTCCTGTCTTCTGGCCCTGCTCCGGCCCCAGCACCCTGGGGGGAGTGAGGCCATGTGCCCATG CAGGTCCAGCCAGAGCTTTGGGACCACTCAGCTCCGACAGTCCCCTGTGACCACTGGGCTGCCAGGCACACAGCCCTCTTTGCTGCTGG TTACTACCGGCCTGACCAACTtggccccagctccagccctccgCACCCTGgacctctgctccagccaccccTGCCCAGCTGTCTGCTGCTcctcacccagccccagccccaccactggcGCTAGTCTTGGCCCCAGCTTTAATCCTGGCCACGGTCTTAGCCCCAGTACCAGCCCCTCCGCCAACCGCTCAG GCCCCAGCCAGATGGCCCTGCTGCCAGTCACCAACATCAGAGCCAAGTCCTGGGGCCTGTCAGCCAATGGCATTGGCTACTTCAAGCATCTAAAGAACTCGGACCCTGTGGCTAGTCCTGCAGTCCCCTTTCCTGGGGGCCACAGCAAAGCCAAGAACAGCCCCAGCCTCGGTCTCCATGGCCGGGGCCGCCGAGGggccccccagcctggcctgagCCCTGCTCAGCCCACTCAGGCTCGGGGCCAGCCAG ACCCAGTGCCATCCCTGACCTCCATCCAGGTGCTGGAGAATTCAATGCCCATCACCTCCCAGTACTGCACTTCAGAGGATGCCTGCAG GCCTGGAAACTTCACCTACCACATCCCTGTCAGCAGCAGCACCCCACTGCACCTCAGACTGACCTTGCAAATGAA CTCCTCGTCCCCCGTGTCCGTGGTGCTGTGCAGCCTGATGTCAAAGGAGGAGCCATGTGAGGAGGGGGGCTTCCCAGAGACACTCCACACCCATCAGGACACCCAG ggcATCTCCCACCAGTGGTCAGTAACCATCCTGTCCTTCCGCGAATTCACCTACCACTTCCGGGTGGCATTGCTG GGTCAGGCCAACTGCAGCACGGAGGCCCTGGCCCAGCCGGCCACAGACTACTACTTCCACTTCTACCGCCTGTGTGACTGA
- the MYRF gene encoding myelin regulatory factor isoform X4, producing MEVVDETEALQRFFEGHDINGALEPSNIDTSILEEYISKEDASDLCFPDISAPASAASYPHGQPAIPGSSGVHHLSPPGGGPSPGRHGPLPPPSYSAPLNCNNNNGMGAATKPFLGGSGPPIKAEPKAPYAPGTLPDSPPDSGSEAYSPQQVNDPHLLRTITPETLCHVGVTSRLEHPPPPPAHLPGPPPPPPPPPPHYPVLQRDLYMKAEPPMPPYAAMGQGLVPSDLHHTQQSQMLHQLLQQHGAELPTHPSKKRKHSESPPNTLNAQMLNGMIKQEPGTTTALPAHPARAPSPPWPPQGPLSPGPGSLPLSIARVQTPPWHPPGAPSPGLLQDNDSLSGSYLDPNYQSIKWQPHQQNKWATLYDANYKELPMLTYRVDADKGFNFSVGDDAFVCQKKNHFQVTVYIGMLGEPKYVKTPEGLKPLDCFYLKLHGVKLEALNQSINIEQSQSDRSKRPFNPVTVNLPPEQVTKVTVGRLHFSETTANNMRKKGKPNPDQRYFMLVVALQAHAQNQNYTLAAQISERIIVRASNPGQFESDSDVLWQRAQVPDTVFHHGRVGINTDRPDEALVVHGNVKVMGSLMHPSDLRAKEHVQEVDTTEQLKRISRMRLVHYRYKPEFAATAGIEAATPETGVIAQEVKEILPEAVKDTGDVVFANGKTIENFLVVNKERIFMENVGAVKELCKLTDNLETRIDELERWSHKLAKLRRLDSLKSTGSSGAFSHAGSQFSRAGSVPHKKRPPKMASKSSSVVPDQTCISQRFLQGTIIALVVVMAFRHHLGAQPLGPKTTSPALERRRWTAAPVLTVALSSGSSVVSMSTLYVLSLRTEEDLVETDGSSQSFGTTQLRQSPVTTGLPGTQPSLLLVTTGLTNLAPAPALRTLDLCSSHPCPAVCCSSPSPSPTTGASLGPSFNPGHGLSPSTSPSANRSGPSQMALLPVTNIRAKSWGLSANGIGYFKHLKNSDPVASPAVPFPGGHSKAKNSPSLGLHGRGRRGAPQPGLSPAQPTQARGQPDPVPSLTSIQVLENSMPITSQYCTSEDACRPGNFTYHIPVSSSTPLHLRLTLQMNSSSPVSVVLCSLMSKEEPCEEGGFPETLHTHQDTQGISHQWSVTILSFREFTYHFRVALLGQANCSTEALAQPATDYYFHFYRLCD from the exons GCCACGACATCAATGGCGCCCTGGAGCCCTCCAACATAGACACCAGCATCCTGGAGGAGTACATCAGCAAGGAGGATGCCTCCGACCT CTGCTTCCCTGACATCTCTGCTCCAGCCAGCGCGGCCTCCTACCCCCACGGGCAGCCAGCGATTCCCGGCTCCAGCGGGGTCCACCACCTGAGCCCCCCTGGGGGGGGACCCTCCCCAGGGCGCCAtggccccctcccacccccaagctACAGTGCCCCGCTCAACTGCAACAACAACAACGGCATGGGTGCCGCTACCAAGCCCTTCCTAGGGGGCTCTGGGCCCCCCATCAAGGCAGAGCCCAAGGCTCCCTATGCCCCAGG CACGCTGCCAGACTCTCCCCCAGACTCGGGCTCCGAGGCCTACTCCCCCCAGCAGGTGAATG ACCCCCATCTCCTGCGCACCATAACCCCTGAGACCCTCTGCCACGTGGGGGTGACCTCCCGCCTGGAGCacccgcccccacctccagcccacctgccaggccccccgccgccgccaccaccaccgccacctcATTACCCTGTCCTGCAGCGGGACCTGTACATGAAGGCCGAACCCCCAATGCCCCCCTACGCTGCcatggggcaggggctggtgcCCAGCGATCTCCACCACACCCAGCAGTCCCAGATGCTGCACCAGCTGCTGCAGCAACACGGAGCCGA GCTCCCCACACACCCCTCCAAGAAGAGGAAGCACTCTGAATCACCCCCCAACACCCTCAACGCCCAGATGCTGAATGGAATGATCAAACAGGAGCCCGGAACCACGACGGCCCTGCCCGCGCACCCAGCTCgagccccatccccaccctggcctccccagGGTCCACTCTCACCAGGCCCTGGCTCCTTGCCCCTCAGCATTGCCCGGGTCCAGACGCCACCTTGGCACCCACCAGGTGCACCCTCCCCAG GTCTCCTGCAGGACAATGACAGCCTCAGTGGCTCCTACCTGGACCCCAACTATCAGTCCATCAAGTGGCAACCACATCAGCAGAACAAGTGGGCGACACTGTACGATGCCAACTACAAGGAGCT GCCCATGCTTACCTATCGCGTGGACGCCGACAAGGGCTTCAACTTTTCGGTGGGTGACGACGCCTTCGTGTGCCAGAAGAAGAACCACTTCCAGGTGACGGTGTACATCGGCATGCTGGGTGAGCCCAAGTACGTCAAGACGCCCGAAGGCCTCAAGCCCCTGGACTGCTTCTACCTGAAGCTGCATGGAGTGAAG CTGGAGGCCCTGAACCAGTCCATCAACATCGAGCAGTCGCAGTCAGACCGAAGCAAGCGGCCCTTCAACCCCGTCAC ggTCAATTTGCCCCCTGAGCAGGTCACGAAGGTGACTGTGGGGAGGCTGCACTTCAGCGAGACCACCGCCAACAACATGCGCAAAAAGGGCAAGCCCAATCCTGACCAGAG gtACTTCATGCTGGTGGTGGCCCTCCAGGCCCACGCACAGAACCAGAACTACACGCTGGCCGCCCAGATCTCAGAACGCATCATCGTTAGG GCCTCCAATCCAGGCCAGTTTGAGAGTGACAGCGACGTCCTGTGGCAGCGCGCGCAGGTGCCCGACACCGTCTTCCACCATGGCCGTGTGGGCATCAACACCGACCGGCCCGACGAGGCGCTGGTGGTGCACGGCAATGTCAAGGTCATGGGCTCGCTGATGCACCCCTCAGACCTGCGGGCCAAGGAGCACGtgcaggag GTGGACACCACGGAGCAGCTGAAGAGGATTTCGCGCATGCGGCTGGTGCACTACAGATACAAACCAGAGTTTGCTGCCACTGCCGGCATTGAGGCTGCGACACCAGAAACGG GTGTAATCGCCCAGGAGGTGAAGGAGATCCTGCCTGAGGCTGTGAAGGACACTGGAGACGTGGTCTTTGCCAATGGGAAAACCATAGAGAACTTCCTGGTGGTGAACAAG GAGCGCATCTTCATGGAGAACGTGGGCGCCGTGAAGGAGCTGTGCAAGCTGACAGACAACCTGGAGACACGCATTGACGAGCTGGAGCGCTGGAGCCACAAGCTGGCCAAGCTGCGGCGCCTCGACAGCCTCAAGTCCACCGGCAGCTCGGGCGCCTTCAG CCACGCAGGGAGCCAGTTCAGCCGGGCAGGCAGCGTCCCCCACAAGAAGAGGCCCCCCAAGATGGCCAGCAag TCATCATCTGTGGTCCCAGACCAGACCTGCATCAGCCAGCGCTTCCTGCAGGGAACCATCATTGCCCTGGTGGTGGTCATGGCCTTCAG GCATCATTTGGGAGCCCAGCCCCTGGGGCCCAAAACCACAAGCCCTGCCCTGGAGAGAAGGCGCTGGACAGCGGCTCCAGTTCTAACAGTGGCCCTTTCCTCTGGCTCCAGCGTGGTGTCCATGTCCACACTGTATGTCCTGAGCCTGCGCACTGAGGAGGACCTGGTAGAAACTGATGG GTCCAGCCAGAGCTTTGGGACCACTCAGCTCCGACAGTCCCCTGTGACCACTGGGCTGCCAGGCACACAGCCCTCTTTGCTGCTGG TTACTACCGGCCTGACCAACTtggccccagctccagccctccgCACCCTGgacctctgctccagccaccccTGCCCAGCTGTCTGCTGCTcctcacccagccccagccccaccactggcGCTAGTCTTGGCCCCAGCTTTAATCCTGGCCACGGTCTTAGCCCCAGTACCAGCCCCTCCGCCAACCGCTCAG GCCCCAGCCAGATGGCCCTGCTGCCAGTCACCAACATCAGAGCCAAGTCCTGGGGCCTGTCAGCCAATGGCATTGGCTACTTCAAGCATCTAAAGAACTCGGACCCTGTGGCTAGTCCTGCAGTCCCCTTTCCTGGGGGCCACAGCAAAGCCAAGAACAGCCCCAGCCTCGGTCTCCATGGCCGGGGCCGCCGAGGggccccccagcctggcctgagCCCTGCTCAGCCCACTCAGGCTCGGGGCCAGCCAG ACCCAGTGCCATCCCTGACCTCCATCCAGGTGCTGGAGAATTCAATGCCCATCACCTCCCAGTACTGCACTTCAGAGGATGCCTGCAG GCCTGGAAACTTCACCTACCACATCCCTGTCAGCAGCAGCACCCCACTGCACCTCAGACTGACCTTGCAAATGAA CTCCTCGTCCCCCGTGTCCGTGGTGCTGTGCAGCCTGATGTCAAAGGAGGAGCCATGTGAGGAGGGGGGCTTCCCAGAGACACTCCACACCCATCAGGACACCCAG ggcATCTCCCACCAGTGGTCAGTAACCATCCTGTCCTTCCGCGAATTCACCTACCACTTCCGGGTGGCATTGCTG GGTCAGGCCAACTGCAGCACGGAGGCCCTGGCCCAGCCGGCCACAGACTACTACTTCCACTTCTACCGCCTGTGTGACTGA